In one window of Oscillatoria sp. FACHB-1407 DNA:
- a CDS encoding SIMPL domain-containing protein, with the protein MPRTVLCLIGLSAIAPLFWLVNTDASLASSRPDETQIAQLFYPPANARTQGVSVMGHGTATAPADTAKLQLFFTGAQIPDGPPDQFPPTIASSTLTPDQLQPLIDDLVAAGVPADAIALGTSSTQAFFFFNVQGQQMTITLTQPTSARVQELIKLVEETVTESDAVALVNSSVQYFVNDCQGLASQAYTAAIADAQSRARAIATQLGVELDAIPSVAESPFSMLTFASGSTCDAAPALSLPFNINLPQAGSNLAAPAQVQLRRDLLVTFTVQN; encoded by the coding sequence ATGCCACGAACTGTGCTCTGCTTAATCGGTCTATCTGCGATCGCCCCCCTCTTCTGGTTGGTCAACACGGATGCATCGCTGGCATCCTCCAGACCAGATGAAACCCAGATTGCACAACTATTTTATCCCCCAGCCAATGCTCGCACCCAGGGAGTCAGCGTGATGGGACATGGTACGGCAACGGCTCCTGCTGACACTGCCAAACTTCAACTCTTTTTTACTGGGGCACAAATTCCCGATGGACCTCCTGACCAGTTTCCGCCGACAATAGCTAGCAGCACACTGACTCCCGACCAGTTACAGCCTCTTATTGATGATCTGGTTGCCGCCGGGGTTCCAGCAGACGCGATCGCTCTGGGTACATCCTCTACCCAAGCCTTCTTCTTCTTCAATGTGCAAGGGCAACAAATGACAATTACCTTGACGCAACCTACGTCTGCGCGAGTTCAGGAATTGATCAAGTTAGTGGAAGAAACGGTGACTGAAAGTGATGCTGTTGCACTGGTGAATTCGTCGGTGCAGTACTTTGTAAATGACTGTCAAGGGTTGGCAAGTCAGGCATATACGGCTGCGATCGCCGATGCCCAGAGTCGAGCCAGAGCGATCGCCACCCAGTTAGGGGTAGAACTGGATGCCATTCCTTCCGTTGCAGAGTCACCGTTTAGTATGTTGACCTTTGCATCTGGGTCAACCTGTGATGCGGCTCCCGCGCTCTCGTTGCCGTTCAACATCAATCTGCCTCAAGCAGGTTCCAATCTGGCAGCACCCGCTCAAGTGCAGTTGCGACGAGATTTACTGGTCACTTTTACCGTTCAGAATTAA
- a CDS encoding ABC transporter permease, whose protein sequence is MDFWNQFKRDRLAVIGAVIVAIFVIVSIAAPVIAPYSPTEQFVEGLSLQGSPLPPSSQFWLGTDLLGRDLFTRLLYGARVSLLVGVVANAIAVLLGITLGAIAGFVRGFVGEAIMRFTDLMMAFPALLLAIALAAILRPSLWIVAMVIALVNWVQIARVVYSQVSVLVEQEHIQAARSLGATRFQILWWHIVPHLIPTALVWGTLGISTTVLQEATLSFLGVGVQPPTPSWGGIINESQSFLQSAPWLIIFPGISILIVSLAFNLVGDGVRDAVDPTERGR, encoded by the coding sequence ATGGATTTTTGGAATCAGTTTAAGCGCGATCGCCTGGCGGTGATTGGAGCGGTGATTGTGGCGATCTTTGTGATTGTCTCGATCGCGGCTCCAGTCATTGCGCCCTACAGTCCCACAGAGCAATTTGTCGAGGGTTTGAGCCTGCAAGGTTCACCGTTACCGCCCAGCAGTCAGTTCTGGTTGGGCACGGATTTGTTAGGTCGCGATCTATTCACTCGACTACTGTATGGGGCACGAGTGTCGCTACTGGTGGGTGTCGTGGCAAACGCGATCGCCGTCTTGTTGGGAATCACACTGGGGGCGATCGCCGGGTTTGTGCGGGGATTCGTTGGTGAAGCCATCATGCGCTTTACCGATTTGATGATGGCGTTTCCAGCGTTGCTGTTGGCGATCGCACTAGCAGCGATTTTGCGCCCCAGTTTGTGGATTGTGGCAATGGTAATCGCCTTGGTGAACTGGGTACAAATTGCGCGAGTCGTTTATTCCCAGGTGTCCGTTCTGGTGGAACAGGAACACATTCAAGCGGCGCGATCGCTCGGTGCAACTCGGTTTCAAATTTTGTGGTGGCATATTGTGCCTCACCTGATTCCAACGGCTCTGGTGTGGGGCACGTTGGGCATCTCGACGACCGTTTTACAAGAAGCAACTCTGTCGTTTTTAGGCGTGGGAGTGCAACCCCCGACCCCATCCTGGGGAGGCATTATCAACGAAAGCCAATCATTTTTGCAGTCGGCTCCCTGGCTGATCATCTTTCCAGGAATATCAATTCTGATTGTGTCGTTGGCGTTTAATCTAGTCGGGGATGGGGTGCGGGATGCGGTTGATCCAACCGAGCGAGGACGATAA
- a CDS encoding ABC transporter ATP-binding protein — MTSPLLNIENLTIDFTTETRVVRAIANLSLTLHRGEILGVVGESGSGKSTASLAIMRLLGRTARVSGSITFQPQGEKAIALLSLSEREMEKIRGGKIAMIFQDPLSSLNPVYTCGSQVMEAIQLHEKVSEKEAYRRALSLLDEVKLPDPTAIMKRYPYELSGGQIQRVMIAMALAVNPAILIADEPTTALDVTIQATILSLLKEIRDRRQMSILFITHDLGVVAEMADAIAVLYRGELMEYGKAHDIFTNPQHPYTKGLLACRPRLDQSLRYLPTVADFMEESLSSTGELILREKTTAVTATLQPEITLTEQQQRLSQLQTNPPILEVNHLRVAFPIKGLLGRVTHYVHAVNDVSFAVYPGETLGLVGESGCGKTTLGRSLLRLIEPTSGQILFEGEDITHLPQPQLRQLRRDLQMIFQDPYSALDSRMTIGKAVMEPLRIHLPAAGLKSWKERATYLLERVGLKADFMNRYPHELSGGQCQRVCIARALALNPKFIICDESVSALDVSVQAQVLNLLRELQAEFKLTYIFISHDLSVVKFLSDRIMVMNRGQIEEINSADSIFQTPTSDYTRRLIQSTPDLN, encoded by the coding sequence ATGACCTCACCCCTGCTCAACATTGAAAATCTAACCATTGATTTCACCACTGAAACTCGTGTTGTCAGAGCGATCGCCAACTTATCCCTGACGCTCCATCGGGGAGAAATATTGGGTGTTGTAGGCGAGTCTGGCTCTGGTAAATCGACGGCATCTCTGGCGATCATGCGGCTTCTAGGGAGAACAGCACGAGTCAGTGGTTCGATTACCTTTCAACCGCAAGGCGAAAAGGCGATCGCTCTACTATCGTTGTCCGAACGAGAGATGGAGAAGATCCGGGGTGGCAAGATTGCCATGATCTTTCAAGATCCGCTCAGTTCGTTGAACCCGGTCTATACCTGCGGTTCTCAGGTAATGGAAGCGATCCAGTTACATGAAAAGGTATCTGAAAAAGAGGCATATCGTCGGGCGTTGTCCTTGTTGGATGAGGTGAAATTGCCCGATCCAACAGCGATCATGAAGCGATATCCCTATGAGTTGTCGGGTGGACAAATTCAACGGGTGATGATCGCGATGGCGTTAGCGGTAAATCCGGCGATTCTCATTGCTGACGAACCGACAACCGCATTGGATGTGACCATTCAGGCAACCATTTTGAGTTTGTTGAAAGAGATTCGCGATCGCCGCCAAATGTCCATTCTCTTTATCACTCACGATCTGGGTGTCGTGGCAGAAATGGCAGATGCGATCGCTGTTCTCTATCGTGGCGAGTTGATGGAATATGGCAAAGCCCATGATATTTTTACGAATCCGCAGCATCCCTACACTAAAGGTTTATTGGCGTGTCGTCCTCGCTTAGATCAATCGCTGCGCTATTTGCCCACTGTTGCCGACTTCATGGAAGAGAGTTTGAGTTCTACAGGCGAACTCATATTACGCGAAAAAACAACGGCTGTAACCGCTACTTTACAACCTGAAATTACACTCACCGAACAACAACAACGGTTGTCTCAACTGCAAACAAATCCACCTATTCTAGAAGTCAACCATCTACGAGTGGCTTTCCCGATTAAAGGATTGCTGGGACGAGTAACGCACTACGTTCATGCGGTGAATGATGTCTCGTTTGCAGTATATCCTGGTGAAACGCTAGGACTGGTGGGTGAGTCGGGTTGCGGTAAGACAACACTGGGGCGATCGCTCCTGCGACTCATTGAACCGACGAGTGGACAGATTCTCTTTGAAGGAGAAGACATTACTCATTTACCGCAACCCCAACTGCGACAATTGCGGCGTGACTTGCAAATGATCTTTCAAGATCCCTATAGCGCGTTGGATTCACGGATGACGATTGGCAAAGCGGTGATGGAACCATTGCGAATCCACCTGCCTGCGGCGGGACTGAAATCCTGGAAGGAACGCGCCACCTATTTGTTAGAACGAGTCGGACTCAAAGCCGACTTTATGAACCGCTATCCCCACGAGTTATCAGGCGGTCAATGTCAGCGAGTCTGTATTGCCAGAGCCTTAGCCCTGAATCCCAAATTTATCATTTGTGATGAATCGGTTTCTGCACTAGATGTCTCCGTTCAGGCGCAAGTGTTGAACTTGTTGCGAGAACTTCAGGCAGAATTCAAACTCACCTATATTTTTATTTCACATGACTTGAGTGTGGTGAAGTTTTTGAGCGATCGCATCATGGTGATGAATCGAGGACAAATTGAAGAGATCAATTCAGCCGATTCGATTTTCCAGACTCCCACCAGTGACTACACTCGACGACTGATCCAATCGACACCTGATTTGAATTAA
- a CDS encoding ABC transporter substrate-binding protein gives MKRKQTAIALATSLSLILASCATPTTSTNDTATPEASPVADASQCPDNGGEMVMTWKDDVSTLDPAIGYDWQNWSMIKSLFGRLLDYEPGTTNIVPSLAESYTVSDDGKTYTFKLRPDVTFHNGRAMTAEDVKYSFERTINPETKSPGQGFYNNIVGFDEFVGGQADSVEGVKVIDPQTVEIQLQEPDAAFLHIVAINFSAVVPKEEVEKYGEDFGKNPVGTGPYRFVSWELGKQIVFERNPDYFAACTPKLDRLVFEIGQDPTIALLRLERGEVDVLGDGIPPSRFVDFSNKNQDLVVRGTQMQTGYIAINTRMEPFNDVRVRQALNMAINKERIVQVVNGRAAVANQVLPPLMPGYDPNYTGYEYNPEQAKALLAEAGFPNGFTTQLFANNTDPNPRIAQLIQQDLAAVGITVELKTQAQATVISAGGEENGAPLVWSGGMAWIADYPDPSNFYWPILSCAAIAPGTWNWSWYCNESLDAMAKQADAMVAADQQEARTEMYRDLFIKVMEDAPWVPIFNEERVTAHSTRMAGDKEVWLDPVRVPINYEHVYAKPE, from the coding sequence GTGAAACGTAAGCAAACTGCGATCGCTCTTGCGACTTCCCTTTCTTTAATTCTTGCCAGTTGTGCCACTCCAACGACTAGCACGAATGACACTGCCACTCCAGAAGCCAGCCCTGTAGCGGATGCTAGCCAGTGCCCCGACAATGGCGGTGAGATGGTCATGACCTGGAAAGATGACGTATCTACCCTTGATCCGGCGATCGGCTATGACTGGCAAAACTGGTCAATGATCAAAAGTTTGTTTGGGCGATTGCTCGACTACGAACCCGGAACGACCAATATCGTTCCCAGTCTGGCAGAGAGCTACACCGTTTCTGACGATGGCAAAACCTATACCTTTAAGTTGCGTCCCGATGTGACGTTTCACAACGGTCGGGCAATGACCGCTGAAGATGTGAAATACTCCTTTGAGCGCACGATTAACCCTGAAACCAAGAGTCCGGGACAGGGATTTTATAACAACATTGTGGGGTTTGATGAGTTTGTTGGCGGTCAGGCAGACTCGGTTGAAGGGGTTAAAGTGATTGATCCACAAACCGTTGAGATTCAGCTTCAGGAGCCAGATGCTGCCTTTTTGCACATCGTCGCGATCAACTTCTCAGCCGTCGTTCCCAAAGAGGAAGTGGAGAAGTATGGCGAAGACTTTGGCAAAAATCCGGTAGGAACAGGTCCCTATCGCTTTGTCAGTTGGGAGTTAGGCAAACAGATCGTGTTTGAGCGCAACCCCGATTACTTTGCGGCTTGCACCCCCAAGCTCGATCGCCTTGTGTTTGAGATTGGTCAAGACCCCACCATTGCCCTGTTGCGCTTAGAGCGGGGCGAAGTGGATGTGTTGGGGGATGGCATTCCCCCCTCTCGCTTTGTCGATTTCAGCAACAAAAACCAGGATCTGGTGGTGCGTGGCACGCAGATGCAAACAGGTTACATTGCCATCAACACGCGCATGGAACCGTTTAACGATGTGCGCGTGCGACAAGCGTTAAACATGGCGATTAACAAAGAGCGAATTGTGCAGGTCGTGAATGGTCGTGCTGCCGTTGCCAATCAGGTCTTGCCACCGTTGATGCCGGGATATGACCCGAATTACACAGGCTACGAGTACAACCCCGAACAGGCAAAAGCCCTCCTGGCAGAAGCGGGTTTCCCCAATGGATTTACCACTCAACTGTTTGCCAACAACACTGACCCCAATCCCCGCATTGCTCAGTTAATTCAACAGGATCTCGCGGCTGTAGGCATCACCGTTGAACTGAAAACGCAAGCACAAGCAACCGTGATTTCGGCAGGGGGTGAAGAAAACGGTGCGCCCCTCGTCTGGTCAGGCGGGATGGCGTGGATTGCCGACTATCCCGATCCGTCCAACTTCTATTGGCCGATCTTGTCCTGTGCGGCGATCGCCCCCGGTACCTGGAACTGGTCGTGGTACTGCAACGAGTCCCTGGATGCCATGGCAAAACAAGCCGATGCGATGGTTGCTGCCGATCAGCAAGAAGCGAGAACCGAAATGTATCGCGACCTCTTCATCAAAGTGATGGAGGATGCCCCCTGGGTGCCCATCTTTAATGAGGAGCGTGTTACTGCCCACTCGACCCGCATGGCAGGGGATAAAGAAGTTTGGCTCGACCCGGTGCGAGTGCCCATTAACTACGAGCACGTTTATGCAAAGCCTGAATAA
- a CDS encoding tetratricopeptide repeat protein — protein sequence MPTLTIRECQSTTSGFAATLSIDNQVQYDITVHDPFDGKQERELEFYFEEWIRFPFDNQVIADRAAQSVRTYGERLFEQIFENRRAYSAYERACQEGLSQLRIEIIGESPEFQALHWEALQDPDLPRPFAVDCIMTRKRFQERASELAVKPSPVINLLVVTARPDEESDVGYRTISRPLIDAIHQAQLRVNVELLRPGTFEALSKHLEAKEGYYHIIHFDAHGGLMTHEQYQKGVKSDRYVFQARYGRSDMKRYDGVKAFLFLEGDTKGKADPVEAEELAKLLTRKGIPICILNACQSGKQVRSSLAPQPLNLGGLPTTQSPPDMGDLGGTPPDLGNLGGTPPDLGDLGGTPPDLGDLGGKTLEQQADTKGEGIDIRETSLGSRLMAAGVQMVVAMGYSVTVTAAALMMETLYSQLFAQKGIPEAIRLGRKELYNRKGRKVYFNQVVDLEDWLLPVVYANGEVDLRLQEFSPREKAEYLMQRRQRYRFESPTYGFVGRDLEILKIEKALLRHNVLLLRGMGGTGKTTLLNYLREWWQTTHFVKDVFYFGYDRSAHTLQHILRVIGKGLYPDPYDFAAFEAMPIAAQMEDLAEQLRANPYGLMLDNLESVTGQALAIQNTLPETEREVIREFLKLLRGGKTRVLLGSRSGEEWLADVFTFDGNPNIYPLGGLDPESRSVLAEKILAAQVKDPQRIARLRTDDGFKQLMKLLAGYPLAMEVVLANLARQSPQEILTALQGAEVDLNVGGEDKTNNILKCVEYSHSNLSADAQTLLLCLAPFNSFFVRDFMPQYAEQLKQHVAFQNYDFEHFDVAIQEAINWGLLSPHESGIPGFLTIQPIFPYFLRTKLNALDATTREALYDGFKAHYQSLARSYQQLMDSKDPNQRQLGILFCRLEYENLYSALQICLKNQESIRIYRCLDQYLDLIGDIQTKLKLSQHICEASKNYQPEVLTGEIGYEIAEAFLKIGVCYLQVKDYDSARSSHQKSVDLLEKNTVIAQNNKQLAIATNYHQLGYVAQELREYEQARTHYQQALDIFIEFGDRYSQARTYHQLGRVAEELREYEQARTHYQQALDIKIEFGDRYSQASTYHQLGRVAEELREYEQARTHYQQALDIYIEFGDRYEQAGTYHQLGRVAEELREYEQARTHYQQALDIYIEFGDRYSQARTYHQLGSVAQALREYEQARTHYQQALDIYIEFGDRYEQAGTYHQLGSVAQAMREYEQARTHYQQALDIFIEFGDRYSQASTYGQLGLLAEAQEDYEQAQQHLQQALVIFVEFGDEYSVGMTLQNLARLYQTTQDEGILTAVAQCLNATVDEVSQLFETLNRDE from the coding sequence ATGCCGACGCTCACGATCCGCGAATGTCAGTCCACGACTTCTGGTTTTGCCGCCACCCTCAGCATTGACAATCAGGTGCAGTATGACATCACGGTTCATGATCCGTTTGATGGCAAGCAAGAACGGGAACTGGAGTTCTACTTCGAGGAGTGGATTCGCTTTCCCTTTGATAATCAGGTGATTGCCGATCGCGCCGCTCAAAGTGTGCGGACGTATGGGGAACGTCTGTTTGAGCAGATTTTTGAGAATCGCAGAGCATACAGTGCTTATGAGCGGGCGTGTCAGGAGGGGTTGAGCCAACTCCGGATCGAAATCATAGGGGAGTCTCCTGAATTTCAAGCCCTGCATTGGGAAGCACTCCAAGATCCAGACCTGCCGCGACCGTTTGCGGTGGACTGCATCATGACGCGCAAACGGTTTCAAGAGAGAGCTTCAGAACTAGCCGTAAAGCCATCCCCGGTGATTAACCTGCTGGTGGTGACAGCCCGTCCCGATGAGGAGTCGGACGTGGGCTATCGTACAATCTCCCGTCCGTTGATTGACGCGATCCACCAGGCGCAACTGCGGGTGAATGTGGAGTTGTTGCGTCCGGGGACGTTTGAGGCACTGTCGAAACACCTGGAAGCAAAGGAAGGGTATTACCACATCATCCACTTTGATGCTCACGGGGGACTGATGACCCATGAGCAGTATCAAAAGGGTGTGAAGAGCGATCGCTATGTGTTTCAGGCGAGGTATGGGCGATCGGACATGAAGCGGTATGACGGGGTGAAGGCGTTTTTGTTTTTGGAGGGAGACACCAAAGGCAAAGCCGACCCGGTTGAGGCGGAGGAGTTAGCGAAGTTGCTGACTCGTAAGGGCATCCCCATTTGTATTTTGAATGCCTGCCAATCGGGGAAGCAGGTGCGATCCTCCCTAGCCCCCCAACCCCTCAACCTTGGGGGGCTTCCAACCACTCAAAGTCCCCCAGACATGGGGGATTTAGGGGGCACTCCCCCAGACTTGGGGAATTTAGGGGGCACTCCCCCAGACTTGGGGGATTTAGGGGGCACTCCCCCAGACTTGGGGGATTTAGGGGGCAAAACCCTTGAACAACAAGCAGACACTAAGGGAGAGGGGATCGATATCCGTGAAACCAGTCTGGGCAGTCGGTTGATGGCAGCAGGTGTGCAGATGGTGGTGGCGATGGGCTACTCCGTCACGGTGACAGCGGCAGCCTTGATGATGGAGACACTCTATAGCCAGTTGTTTGCTCAAAAGGGAATTCCCGAAGCGATTCGGTTGGGGCGCAAGGAGTTGTATAACCGCAAGGGGCGGAAGGTGTACTTTAACCAGGTAGTAGATCTGGAGGACTGGTTACTGCCTGTGGTGTATGCCAACGGAGAAGTAGATCTGAGGCTGCAAGAGTTTAGCCCCAGAGAGAAAGCCGAGTATCTGATGCAAAGACGACAGCGATATCGCTTTGAATCACCGACCTATGGCTTTGTCGGGCGCGACCTGGAGATCCTCAAAATTGAGAAAGCCTTATTGCGTCACAATGTTTTGCTGCTGCGGGGCATGGGTGGAACGGGCAAAACCACGCTGCTGAACTATCTGCGGGAGTGGTGGCAGACGACCCACTTTGTCAAAGACGTGTTTTATTTTGGCTATGACAGGTCGGCTCACACCCTGCAACATATCCTGCGGGTCATCGGTAAGGGGTTATATCCCGACCCCTATGACTTTGCTGCCTTTGAGGCGATGCCGATCGCCGCACAGATGGAAGACCTGGCAGAGCAACTGCGGGCAAACCCCTATGGGCTGATGCTCGACAATCTGGAGTCGGTGACGGGGCAGGCTCTAGCGATTCAAAACACATTGCCAGAGACAGAGCGGGAAGTGATTCGAGAGTTCCTGAAACTGTTGCGGGGAGGCAAGACCAGGGTGCTGCTGGGGTCACGCAGTGGAGAGGAGTGGTTGGCAGATGTATTCACGTTTGATGGCAACCCAAATATCTATCCCCTGGGGGGACTCGACCCAGAATCGCGGTCGGTATTGGCAGAAAAGATCTTGGCAGCGCAGGTCAAAGACCCCCAACGCATTGCCAGACTGCGAACCGATGACGGATTTAAGCAACTAATGAAACTGCTAGCGGGCTATCCGCTGGCGATGGAGGTGGTGCTGGCAAACCTGGCACGACAATCGCCCCAGGAGATCTTGACCGCACTCCAGGGAGCAGAGGTGGATCTGAACGTGGGCGGCGAGGACAAGACCAACAACATCCTCAAATGTGTGGAATATTCCCACAGCAATTTGTCCGCCGATGCCCAAACGTTGCTGCTCTGCCTTGCTCCCTTTAATAGTTTCTTTGTGCGCGATTTCATGCCACAGTATGCCGAGCAATTAAAGCAGCATGTGGCATTTCAGAACTATGACTTTGAGCATTTTGATGTAGCGATTCAAGAAGCCATTAACTGGGGTTTGCTGTCGCCTCACGAGTCTGGAATCCCCGGATTCCTCACCATTCAACCCATCTTCCCCTACTTTTTGCGAACCAAACTCAATGCCCTGGATGCCACCACCCGCGAAGCGTTGTATGACGGCTTCAAAGCTCACTATCAAAGCTTGGCAAGATCCTATCAGCAGTTAATGGACTCCAAAGACCCCAACCAACGGCAACTGGGGATTCTCTTCTGTCGGTTGGAGTACGAAAACCTCTACAGTGCATTGCAGATCTGTCTGAAAAATCAAGAAAGTATTCGTATCTACCGATGCTTAGATCAGTATCTTGATTTGATTGGTGATATTCAAACCAAACTAAAGCTCTCTCAACATATCTGTGAAGCTTCTAAAAATTATCAACCTGAAGTTTTGACTGGTGAGATTGGCTATGAAATTGCAGAAGCCTTTCTAAAGATAGGAGTCTGCTATTTACAAGTTAAAGACTATGATTCAGCCAGGAGTAGTCACCAGAAATCGGTTGACTTGCTGGAGAAAAATACAGTTATTGCTCAAAACAACAAGCAACTAGCAATTGCCACTAACTACCACCAGTTGGGCTATGTTGCCCAGGAATTGCGAGAGTATGAGCAGGCGCGCACCCACTATCAACAGGCTCTCGATATCTTCATTGAATTTGGCGATCGCTACAGTCAGGCGCGCACCTACCACCAGTTGGGCAGAGTTGCCGAAGAGTTGCGGGAGTATGAGCAGGCGCGCACCCACTATCAACAGGCTCTCGATATCAAAATTGAATTTGGCGATCGCTACAGTCAGGCGAGCACCTACCACCAGTTGGGCAGAGTTGCTGAGGAGTTGCGGGAGTATGAGCAGGCGCGCACCCACTATCAACAGGCACTCGATATCTACATTGAATTTGGCGATCGCTACGAGCAAGCGGGCACCTACCACCAGTTGGGCAGGGTTGCCGAAGAGTTGCGGGAGTATGAGCAGGCGCGCACCCACTATCAACAGGCACTCGATATCTACATTGAATTTGGCGATCGCTACAGTCAGGCGCGCACCTACCACCAGTTGGGCAGCGTTGCCCAGGCGTTGCGGGAGTATGAGCAGGCGCGCACCCACTATCAACAGGCTCTCGATATCTACATTGAATTTGGCGATCGCTACGAGCAAGCTGGCACCTACCACCAGTTGGGCAGCGTTGCCCAGGCGATGCGGGAGTATGAGCAGGCGCGCACCCACTATCAACAGGCTCTCGATATCTTCATTGAATTTGGCGATCGCTACAGTCAGGCGAGCACCTACGGTCAGTTGGGCTTATTAGCTGAAGCACAGGAGGATTATGAGCAAGCCCAACAGCATTTGCAGCAAGCATTAGTGATTTTTGTGGAGTTTGGCGATGAGTATAGTGTTGGAATGACTCTACAAAATCTTGCTCGGCTATATCAGACCACGCAGGACGAAGGCATCTTAACTGCTGTAGCGCAATGCTTGAATGCAACGGTAGATGAAGTGAGTCAGTTGTTTGAAACTTTGAATCGCGATGAGTAG
- a CDS encoding acetamidase/formamidase family protein, with the protein MQSLNKTHHTIHSHQCHCGWDHTFPPQLAIAPGETVEVQMNDASGGQLSTESTAADILAFDFGKTNPTTGPIYVDGAEPGDILKVTIHEFQTSGWGWTGIFPGFGLLADQFTEPAIHIWKYETTGTDPTATGLGAKIPLKPFVGTIGVALAEAGHHSVVPPRRVGGNMDIRDLSAGSVLYLPVEVAGGLLSMGDTHAAQGDGEVCGTAIESPMTGIFTIDLIKATAIKTPQFETFAPVTRHLDSKGYYATTGVSPDLFVASRDAVSSMIDWLGKTHHLNPVEAYMLCSVCADLRISEIVDMPNWIVSCYLPKVVFD; encoded by the coding sequence ATGCAAAGCCTGAATAAGACGCATCACACCATCCATTCCCATCAGTGTCATTGCGGGTGGGATCACACTTTTCCCCCGCAACTGGCGATCGCCCCTGGTGAAACGGTTGAGGTGCAGATGAACGATGCCTCTGGCGGACAACTCAGCACCGAATCCACAGCCGCAGACATTCTCGCCTTTGACTTTGGCAAAACCAACCCCACCACGGGTCCCATCTACGTGGATGGAGCCGAACCGGGAGACATTCTCAAAGTCACAATTCACGAGTTTCAAACCTCCGGTTGGGGTTGGACAGGCATCTTTCCGGGGTTCGGACTGCTGGCGGATCAGTTCACGGAACCGGCTATCCACATCTGGAAGTACGAGACGACTGGCACTGATCCAACGGCAACGGGGTTGGGCGCGAAAATTCCGCTCAAGCCCTTTGTCGGAACGATCGGGGTTGCCTTAGCGGAAGCGGGACATCACAGCGTCGTACCTCCTCGACGAGTTGGAGGCAACATGGACATCCGCGACTTGTCGGCAGGAAGTGTGCTGTACCTACCTGTAGAAGTCGCTGGAGGATTGCTCTCGATGGGCGATACCCATGCGGCTCAAGGCGATGGCGAAGTCTGCGGAACGGCGATCGAAAGCCCGATGACGGGGATTTTTACCATTGACCTGATCAAAGCGACCGCAATCAAAACGCCCCAGTTTGAAACCTTTGCCCCGGTAACACGCCACCTCGATAGCAAGGGCTATTACGCCACCACAGGCGTTTCCCCCGACCTATTCGTCGCCAGTCGGGATGCCGTCAGCAGCATGATCGATTGGTTAGGCAAAACCCACCATCTCAATCCTGTAGAGGCGTATATGCTGTGTAGCGTCTGCGCTGATCTGCGGATTAGTGAAATTGTGGATATGCCGAATTGGATTGTGTCGTGTTACTTGCCAAAAGTGGTGTTTGATTAA